The following are encoded in a window of Castanea sativa cultivar Marrone di Chiusa Pesio chromosome 9, ASM4071231v1 genomic DNA:
- the LOC142609694 gene encoding vacuolar protein-sorting-associated protein 37 homolog 1, which yields MFKFWGSQDQQPQPRPQDGSSQSWYPPSVVSSPNSSRPGTPSSASSSSFSSHRTSDRPQSPSNVSPAEAAGIIAVLKDKSVDELRKLLSDKDAYHHFLLSLDQVKLQNNLRDELRKETLELARENLEKEPRIMELRNQCRIIRTTELAAAQEKLNELERKKEETLRFYSPQSLLQRLQDAMNKTEEESENLHKQLLDRDVDLGTFVQKYKKLRTTYHRRALIHLSAKTSSIG from the exons GGGATCTCAGGACCAACAACCTCAGCCGCGTCCACAGGATGGTTCTTCACAGTCTTGGTATCCTCCGTCTgtagttagctccccaaattCATCTCGTCCAGGAACGCCAAGTAGTGCCTCTTCTAGCAGCTTCAGTTCTCATAGGACTTCAGACAGGCCACAGTCGCCATCAAATGTGTCACCTGCTGAAGCTGCTGGTATTATTGCTGTTTTGAAGGATAAAAG TGTTGATGAATTACGGAAGCTTTTGTCTGACAAGGATGCATACCATCATTTCTTACTCTCACTTGATCAAGTGAAACTTCAAAACAAT TTAAGAGATGAACTTCGTAAGGAGACTCTAGAACTTGCAA GGGAGAACCTGGAAAAGGAACCACGGATTATGGAGCTTAGAAACCAG TGCAGAATAATTCGGACAACAGAGTTGGCTGCTGCTCAGGAGAAACTCAATGAGCTtgagagaaaaaaggaagagacGTTGAGATTCTATTCCCCTCAATCCCTTCTCCAAAGGCTTCAAG ATGCAATGAATAAGACGGAGGAGGAATCCGAAAACCTGCACAAACAGCTCTTAGATAGGGATGTGGACCTTGGGACCTTTGTGCAGAAATACAAGAAGCTTCGTACCACTTACCATAGGCGAGCACTTATTCACCTTTCAGCCAAAACGTCTTCAATTGGATGA
- the LOC142609369 gene encoding uncharacterized protein LOC142609369: protein MEEGQFENLPGKGKPLNLSTNPHADPAEDTLYRILSKNGCAPEWVQLNKEIRTQISEWRAALKKAWAKTSNGDNSNWIQTSEPLKVQMREINSKVLRYNLIVPFGRQMCGLKWEKEMDRVYE, encoded by the exons ATGGAAGAAGGGCAGTTTGAAAACCTACCTGGCAAAGGAAAGCCCCTCAACCTTTCTACCAATCCTCATGCAGACCCAGCAGAAGACACCTTGTATAGAATCCTCTCCAAGAATGGGTGTGCACCGGAGTGGGTTCAACTTAACAAAGAAATAAGGACTCAAATATCTGAATGGCGAGCTGCGTTGAAGAAAGCTTGGGCAAAAACAAGCAATGGAGATAATTCTAATTGGATTCAAACTTCAGAGCCCTTAAAAGTGCAAATGCGAGAGATTAATAGCAAG GTTTTACGTTACAACCTTATTGTTCCTTTTGGCCGCCAAATGTGTGGACTTAAATGGGAGAAAGAGATGGATCGTGTATATGAATGA